One window of the Gammaproteobacteria bacterium genome contains the following:
- a CDS encoding S24 family peptidase gives MKNKRKPAPARLDPVRRRLLQLLTTKGSTLQAASIAMGRNEAYLQQFVHRGTPKILAEDDREILAEHLGCRPELLKHGRSYRLSTHAKRPPPPSDAYSAPVGYSVVPEADVRLDPGTEAWNGALRETGEAWLFADSFIRHRLRADPGDLWMIEVDGDSMEPLLSSGDHILIDASRTVPAPPGIFVIWDGIAVVAKRIEHVPHSDPPKLALRSLNPAYDSYERLAGEVRVVGRAVWVSRRL, from the coding sequence ATGAAAAACAAAAGGAAACCGGCCCCGGCGCGGCTCGATCCGGTGCGTCGGCGGCTACTCCAGCTCCTGACCACGAAGGGCTCGACCTTGCAGGCCGCGTCGATTGCCATGGGCCGCAACGAGGCCTACCTGCAACAGTTCGTTCACAGGGGCACGCCGAAGATCCTCGCCGAGGACGACCGCGAGATCCTGGCGGAGCATCTGGGTTGCCGGCCCGAGCTCCTCAAGCACGGCAGAAGCTACCGGCTCTCGACGCACGCCAAGCGGCCGCCACCGCCTTCCGACGCCTACTCCGCGCCGGTCGGCTACAGCGTCGTGCCGGAGGCCGATGTCAGATTGGATCCGGGCACGGAGGCTTGGAACGGTGCGTTGCGGGAAACCGGAGAGGCGTGGCTGTTCGCCGATTCGTTCATCCGCCACCGGCTCCGGGCCGATCCCGGCGACCTCTGGATGATCGAGGTGGACGGCGACTCGATGGAGCCGCTGCTCTCAAGCGGCGACCACATCCTGATCGACGCGAGCCGGACGGTGCCCGCGCCGCCGGGGATCTTCGTGATCTGGGATGGCATCGCGGTCGTCGCGAAGCGGATAGAGCACGTGCCGCACTCCGACCCGCCCAAGCTCGCGCTCAGGTCCCTCAACCCCGCGTACGACAGCTACGAACGTCTGGCCGGGGAGGTCCGGGTGGTCGGTCGTGCCGTTTGGGTCTCCAGAAGGCTGTAG